A stretch of the Bordetella genomosp. 8 genome encodes the following:
- the selD gene encoding selenide, water dikinase SelD — MTIDASADAPPRLQPRLTSLSHGGGCGCKIAPGVLADLLARFAPAQAFPGLMVGTETADDAAVYRLNDEQALIATTDFFMPIVDDPYDFGRIAATNALSDVYAMGGTPIMALAIVGMPINVLPREVIADILRGGQDVCAQAGIPVAGGHTIDSVEPIYGLAAMGLVHPDRVRRNADAREGDVLILSKPLGVGILSAALKKNQLDAAGYQAMIASTTRLNTPGPALAALPGVHALTDVTGFGLLGHALEMSRGAGLRARIDLAALPWLPGVREMAQAGMITGASGRNWASYGAAVALASGVDDVARALLTDPQTSGGLLVACDSATAPRVLDVLREQGFGQAAVVGRMMRGEPGVDVG, encoded by the coding sequence ATGACCATAGACGCTAGCGCCGACGCGCCGCCGCGCCTGCAGCCGCGCCTTACTTCGCTTTCGCATGGCGGCGGCTGCGGCTGCAAGATCGCCCCGGGCGTGCTGGCGGACCTGCTGGCGCGCTTCGCCCCCGCCCAGGCTTTCCCCGGCCTGATGGTCGGCACGGAAACCGCGGACGACGCGGCGGTGTACCGCCTGAACGACGAGCAGGCGCTGATCGCCACCACCGATTTCTTCATGCCCATCGTCGACGATCCCTACGATTTCGGGCGCATCGCCGCGACCAACGCGCTGTCGGATGTCTATGCCATGGGCGGCACGCCCATCATGGCGCTGGCCATCGTCGGCATGCCGATCAATGTGCTGCCGCGCGAAGTCATCGCCGACATCCTGCGCGGCGGACAGGACGTCTGCGCCCAGGCCGGCATCCCCGTGGCGGGCGGCCACACCATCGATTCCGTCGAACCCATTTATGGCCTGGCCGCCATGGGCCTGGTCCATCCGGACCGCGTCCGGCGCAACGCCGACGCCCGCGAAGGCGACGTGCTGATACTGAGCAAGCCGCTGGGCGTGGGCATATTGTCGGCCGCGCTCAAGAAGAACCAGCTGGACGCGGCGGGCTATCAGGCCATGATCGCCAGCACGACACGCCTGAATACGCCGGGGCCCGCGCTGGCCGCGCTGCCCGGCGTGCACGCCCTGACCGACGTCACCGGTTTCGGCTTGCTGGGCCATGCACTGGAGATGAGCCGCGGTGCTGGCCTGCGCGCGCGCATCGATCTGGCCGCCTTGCCCTGGCTGCCCGGGGTGCGGGAGATGGCGCAGGCGGGCATGATCACCGGGGCGTCCGGGCGCAATTGGGCGTCCTATGGCGCGGCGGTCGCGCTGGCATCCGGCGTGGACGACGTCGCGCGCGCCCTGCTGACGGATCCGCAGACCTCCGGAGGGCTGCTGGTGGCCTGCGACAGCGCAACCGCGCCGCGGGTGCTGGACGTGTTGCGCGAACAAGGCTTCGGCCAGGCCGCGGTGGTGGGGCGGATGATGCGTGGAGAACCGGGGGTAGACGTCGGCTGA
- a CDS encoding DEAD/DEAH box helicase, with translation MSFESLGLEPTLLSALQEAGFDTPTSVQAAAIPQAIAGQDLMVSSQTGSGKTAAFMLPALNRIAKMPANKGTGVQVLVLTPTRELALQVNDATRQYGKNLRDLRTATVVGGMPYGAQLKALSRRVDVLVATPGRLLDHLQAGRVKLNTVHTLVLDEADRMLDMGFIEDIETIVGRLPADRQTLLFSATLDGTVAKLAAKMMREPQRIEIAGAKEKHSNITQSLLYADDAAHKMQLLDHVLRDTALDQAIVFTATKRGADDLADRLSDQGFAAAALHGDMNQRQRTRTLSMLQKRQLKVLVATDVAARGIDVQGISHAVNFDLPMQAEDYVHRIGRTGRAGRDGLAFTLATHAERHKVRRIEHFIGQTLTPQIIAGLEPKRTARPPYERSGTGKPGFGKRPFNRDSRGGFGARPFDGPRREFREGAGPQRELSGDRPQRAWRDGPRPVRPEGEARPYRAEGEARPFRAEGDRRPADRGFQRNDQGYRAEGAARKTERSGDEGGFRAERDFRQGDRPQRPEGAFRSARSEAGMRADKAAREGNHAGRATEGYARPTGRPAFDKGASRSGKPFKPAYAGRRD, from the coding sequence ATGTCTTTCGAATCCCTGGGACTCGAGCCCACCCTGTTGTCCGCGCTGCAAGAAGCGGGCTTCGATACCCCCACTTCCGTCCAGGCCGCCGCCATTCCGCAGGCCATCGCCGGCCAGGACCTGATGGTTTCGTCGCAGACCGGCAGCGGCAAGACCGCGGCCTTCATGCTGCCGGCGCTGAACCGCATCGCCAAGATGCCCGCCAACAAGGGCACCGGCGTGCAGGTGCTGGTGCTGACCCCCACGCGCGAACTGGCGCTGCAGGTCAATGACGCCACGCGCCAGTACGGCAAGAACCTGCGCGACCTGCGCACCGCCACCGTGGTGGGCGGCATGCCCTACGGCGCGCAGTTGAAGGCGCTGTCGCGCCGCGTCGACGTGCTGGTCGCCACCCCCGGCCGCCTGCTCGACCATCTGCAGGCCGGCCGCGTCAAGCTGAACACCGTGCATACCCTGGTGCTGGACGAAGCCGACCGCATGCTGGACATGGGCTTCATCGAGGACATCGAGACCATCGTCGGCCGCCTGCCGGCCGATCGCCAGACGCTGCTGTTCTCGGCCACGCTGGACGGCACGGTCGCCAAGCTGGCGGCCAAGATGATGCGCGAACCGCAGCGCATCGAGATCGCCGGCGCCAAGGAAAAGCATTCCAACATCACCCAGAGCCTGCTGTACGCGGACGACGCCGCGCACAAGATGCAGCTGCTCGACCACGTCCTGCGCGACACGGCGCTGGACCAGGCCATCGTCTTCACCGCCACCAAGCGCGGCGCGGACGATCTGGCCGACCGCCTGTCCGACCAGGGCTTCGCGGCGGCGGCGTTGCATGGCGACATGAACCAGCGCCAGCGCACGCGCACCCTGAGCATGCTGCAGAAGCGCCAATTGAAGGTGCTGGTCGCCACCGACGTGGCCGCGCGCGGCATCGACGTGCAGGGCATCAGCCACGCCGTGAACTTCGACCTGCCCATGCAGGCGGAAGACTATGTGCACCGTATCGGCCGTACCGGCCGCGCGGGCCGCGACGGCTTGGCCTTTACGCTGGCCACGCATGCGGAACGGCACAAGGTGCGCCGCATCGAACACTTCATCGGCCAGACGCTGACACCGCAGATCATCGCCGGCCTGGAACCCAAGCGCACGGCGCGTCCTCCGTACGAACGCTCCGGTACCGGCAAGCCGGGCTTCGGCAAGCGACCGTTCAATCGCGATAGCCGTGGCGGTTTCGGCGCGCGGCCCTTCGATGGTCCCCGCCGCGAGTTCCGCGAAGGCGCGGGCCCGCAGCGTGAGCTGTCCGGCGATCGTCCGCAGCGCGCCTGGCGCGACGGGCCCCGTCCCGTCCGCCCCGAAGGCGAAGCCCGCCCCTACCGTGCGGAAGGCGAAGCCCGTCCTTTCCGTGCCGAAGGCGATCGGCGTCCCGCCGACCGCGGCTTCCAGCGCAATGACCAGGGTTACCGCGCCGAAGGCGCCGCCCGCAAGACCGAACGCAGCGGTGACGAAGGCGGTTTCCGCGCCGAGCGCGACTTCCGCCAAGGCGACCGTCCGCAGCGTCCCGAAGGCGCGTTCCGCTCCGCGCGGTCCGAAGCCGGCATGCGCGCCGACAAGGCCGCCCGCGAAGGCAATCATGCCGGCCGCGCCACGGAAGGCTACGCCCGCCCCACCGGCAGGCCGGCCTTCGACAAGGGCGCCAGCCGTTCGGGCAAGCCCTTCAAGCCGGCCTACGCCGGTCGCCGGGACTGA
- a CDS encoding uracil-DNA glycosylase: MENRLRTPLSLLVSQLPPDWAPALATPAAARVLPELCGHVDSRVDAGVTVYPHAPFRVLELLRPRDVKVVILGQDPYHGPGQAQGLAFSVPDGCKRPPSLRNIFKEIAAEYPDKGIPAGNDLTPWVEQGVLLLNTSLTVEDGQPASHAKRGWEAITDALIELVARQSQPKVFMLWGAHAQSKQALLPANHNTLVLMANHPSPLSASRPPVPFLGCGHFRRANEWLLTHEQEIVDWGLPEKTLASQQAFRL, from the coding sequence ATGGAAAACCGCCTGCGCACGCCCCTTTCGCTATTGGTTTCCCAGTTGCCGCCGGATTGGGCCCCGGCCCTGGCGACGCCCGCCGCGGCGCGCGTCCTGCCGGAGCTCTGCGGCCACGTCGACAGCCGCGTGGACGCGGGCGTCACGGTCTATCCACATGCGCCCTTCCGCGTGCTGGAGCTGCTGCGCCCGCGCGACGTCAAGGTCGTGATCCTGGGGCAGGACCCCTACCACGGGCCCGGACAGGCGCAAGGGCTGGCGTTTTCCGTGCCGGACGGCTGCAAGCGGCCGCCCAGCCTGCGCAATATATTCAAGGAGATTGCCGCCGAGTATCCCGACAAGGGCATACCGGCAGGCAATGACCTGACGCCCTGGGTCGAGCAGGGGGTGCTGCTGCTGAACACCTCGCTGACGGTGGAAGACGGCCAGCCGGCCTCGCATGCCAAACGCGGCTGGGAGGCAATCACCGATGCCCTGATCGAACTGGTGGCCCGGCAGTCGCAGCCCAAGGTGTTCATGCTGTGGGGCGCCCACGCGCAGTCCAAGCAGGCACTGTTGCCCGCGAACCACAACACGCTGGTCCTGATGGCGAACCACCCGTCCCCGCTTTCAGCGTCGCGGCCACCCGTCCCCTTCCTGGGTTGCGGCCATTTCCGCCGCGCCAACGAGTGGCTTCTGACGCATGAGCAGGAAATTGTCGATTGGGGTTTGCCCGAGAAAACGCTGGCGTCACAGCAGGCATTCAGGTTATGA
- a CDS encoding HIT family protein, which yields MTTLLPDCPLCQQHGGTLLWQGTHMRVVEVEDADYPGYTRVIWNSHIPEMTSLSRHGRELMMEAVWRIEETQREILRPDKINVASLGNMVPHLHWHVIPRWRGDRHFPDAVWAPPRIAAGQEPPEWAARMQAIRSVMRRYQDRLLETLNALPRH from the coding sequence ATGACGACTCTGCTTCCCGACTGTCCGCTATGCCAGCAGCACGGCGGCACGCTGCTGTGGCAAGGCACCCACATGCGCGTGGTGGAGGTCGAAGACGCCGATTACCCCGGCTATACCCGGGTCATCTGGAATTCGCACATTCCGGAGATGACCAGCCTGTCGCGCCATGGACGCGAACTGATGATGGAAGCGGTCTGGCGCATAGAGGAGACGCAGCGCGAAATCCTGCGCCCGGACAAGATCAACGTCGCGTCGCTGGGCAATATGGTGCCGCATCTGCACTGGCACGTGATTCCGCGCTGGCGCGGCGACCGGCATTTTCCCGACGCGGTGTGGGCGCCGCCGCGTATCGCCGCGGGCCAGGAACCGCCCGAATGGGCGGCGCGCATGCAGGCCATCCGGTCCGTGATGCGCCGCTATCAGGACCGCCTGCTGGAAACCTTGAATGCACTGCCGCGCCACTGA
- a CDS encoding STY0301 family protein codes for MNTRLSAFSLPPLLAALGLMAATPTCLAARPINTPCPSTLELTQTPVNAPGGWSIMPDPRRDADHRLQGITFFAGDPRNMVALAPDTEKRSTRGYASTWHFHPDDQGYWIGCSYTDTNLLAVRKLADNISQCDMMQYLADRRRPGGAVEVVCY; via the coding sequence ATGAACACTCGCCTTTCCGCCTTCTCTCTTCCTCCGCTGCTGGCGGCGCTGGGACTGATGGCCGCCACGCCGACCTGCTTGGCCGCGCGGCCCATCAATACGCCCTGCCCCAGCACCCTGGAGCTGACGCAGACGCCGGTCAACGCGCCGGGCGGCTGGTCGATCATGCCGGATCCGCGCCGCGACGCGGACCACCGCCTGCAGGGCATCACCTTTTTCGCCGGCGATCCGCGTAATATGGTGGCCCTGGCGCCCGACACTGAAAAACGATCGACGCGCGGCTACGCATCCACCTGGCATTTCCATCCGGACGACCAGGGCTACTGGATAGGCTGCAGCTACACCGATACCAACCTGTTGGCGGTGCGCAAGCTGGCGGACAACATCAGCCAGTGCGACATGATGCAATACCTGGCCGACCGCCGCCGTCCGGGCGGCGCCGTGGAAGTGGTGTGCTACTGA
- a CDS encoding 5-formyltetrahydrofolate cyclo-ligase: MTTKNMTKDNAVALRKRLREARASLNDAQRQRGGLLMRGRLYTWVGLARDAARKAGRPELSVIAAYWPLADEPDLRPLLSQWVEAGITVALPVVRAPDQPLEFLPWAPDAPMREGAYGIAEPAAGTAVIPELVLVPTLGYTGRGDRVGYGGGYYDRTLAALKAAGHACTTIGVAWTTGRLEDTHVPEPHDVRLDAILTPDGWVPKAP; encoded by the coding sequence ATGACTACGAAAAATATGACAAAGGATAACGCAGTCGCGCTGCGCAAGCGATTGCGCGAGGCCCGCGCATCGTTGAACGATGCGCAGCGCCAACGCGGCGGCCTGCTCATGCGGGGCCGGCTCTATACCTGGGTAGGGCTGGCACGCGACGCGGCGCGCAAGGCGGGCCGGCCGGAGCTGTCGGTCATCGCGGCGTACTGGCCGCTGGCGGATGAGCCCGACTTGCGCCCCCTGCTCAGCCAATGGGTGGAAGCCGGCATCACCGTCGCGCTCCCCGTGGTGCGTGCTCCCGACCAGCCACTGGAATTCCTGCCGTGGGCGCCCGATGCGCCCATGCGCGAGGGCGCCTACGGCATCGCCGAACCCGCGGCCGGCACCGCCGTGATCCCGGAGCTGGTCCTGGTGCCCACCCTGGGGTACACCGGTCGCGGCGACCGGGTAGGCTATGGCGGCGGCTACTACGACCGCACGCTGGCGGCCCTGAAGGCGGCCGGACATGCCTGCACCACCATCGGCGTCGCCTGGACCACGGGCCGCCTGGAAGACACCCACGTGCCGGAACCGCACGACGTGCGCCTGGACGCCATCCTGACGCCGGACGGCTGGGTGCCCAAGGCGCCTTGA
- a CDS encoding CCA tRNA nucleotidyltransferase (catalyzes the addition and repair of the 3'-terminal CCA sequence in tRNA; these proteins belong to the CCA-adding enzyme subfamily 2 which does not have phosphohydrolase activity), translating into MTDPVLEGLRAYIVGGAVRDELLGLPAGDRDWVVVGATPEAMTRRGFTPVGGDFPVFLHPGTHEEYALARTERKSGRGYKGFTFYTGSDVTLEDDLARRDLTVNAIARDADGRLIDPLGGVRDVHARVLRHVGDAFAEDPVRILRLARFAARFGDFSVAPETLALCRAMVEAGEADALVPERVWKELSRGLMAGHPARMMEVLEQAGALPRVLPGLHLDDRVKADLDEAARRGLPLAGRYALLCLDSPRRADLSARLRVPTECADHARLLPLVLEGLAALPAAGGDDADADARLALMERCDALRKPGRFLDLLRAADVRVAVDHAAWRAALDAIQGVDAGAIARQHTGDPTRIKQALRDARLRALRKA; encoded by the coding sequence ATGACCGATCCGGTGCTGGAAGGCTTGCGGGCCTATATCGTTGGCGGCGCCGTGCGCGACGAACTGCTGGGCCTGCCGGCGGGCGACCGCGATTGGGTGGTGGTGGGCGCCACGCCGGAGGCGATGACGCGGCGCGGCTTCACGCCGGTGGGCGGGGATTTTCCCGTCTTCCTGCATCCGGGGACGCACGAGGAATATGCCTTGGCGCGCACCGAGCGCAAATCCGGGCGGGGATACAAGGGATTCACCTTCTACACCGGCAGCGACGTCACGCTGGAAGACGACCTGGCGCGGCGCGATCTGACGGTCAATGCGATTGCCCGCGATGCCGATGGCCGGTTGATCGACCCTCTGGGGGGCGTGCGCGACGTGCATGCGCGCGTGCTGCGCCACGTCGGCGACGCCTTCGCCGAAGATCCCGTGCGCATACTGCGGCTGGCGCGCTTCGCCGCGCGTTTTGGCGATTTCAGCGTGGCGCCGGAAACGCTGGCGCTGTGCCGCGCCATGGTCGAGGCGGGCGAAGCCGACGCCCTGGTGCCCGAACGCGTATGGAAGGAGTTGTCGCGCGGGTTGATGGCCGGGCATCCCGCGAGGATGATGGAGGTGCTGGAGCAGGCCGGTGCCTTGCCGCGCGTCCTGCCGGGCTTGCACCTGGATGACCGGGTCAAGGCCGACCTGGACGAGGCTGCGCGGCGCGGGCTGCCGCTGGCCGGGCGTTACGCGCTACTGTGCCTGGACTCGCCGCGACGCGCCGATCTGTCGGCGCGGCTGCGCGTTCCCACCGAATGCGCGGATCATGCGCGGCTGTTGCCGTTGGTGCTGGAGGGCTTGGCCGCGCTGCCCGCCGCCGGCGGTGACGACGCCGACGCCGATGCCAGGCTGGCGCTGATGGAGCGTTGCGACGCCTTGCGCAAGCCCGGGCGCTTCCTGGACCTGCTGCGCGCGGCGGACGTACGCGTGGCGGTGGACCATGCGGCATGGCGTGCCGCGCTGGACGCCATCCAGGGCGTCGATGCCGGCGCGATCGCCCGGCAACATACGGGCGACCCGACGCGCATCAAGCAGGCGCTGCGCGACGCGCGGCTGCGCGCGCTGCGCAAGGCCTAG
- a CDS encoding class I SAM-dependent methyltransferase — MPQTFPPPLDDASQAHTARMAAHLRAAIAQAGGWLSFEHWMAEALYAPGLGYYAAGSVKLAEAGAGSGSGPDSSTGAPPVGDFVTAPELTPLFGQTLAMQAAQVLRQTGTNTILEFGAGTGALAEQVLAALDAEGLDARYQIVEVSADLRARQQARLAAHGERIRWLDRLPDAFEGCVLANEVLDAMPVQVFRWDETGALLERGVVVTAEDGFAWADRPAPPRLAEVMAQRMPPLEGYVSEVNLQGEAWVRGMGHWLRRGVALLIDYGFPRHEYYHPQRAAGTLMCHLRHHSHADPFLAPGLQDITAHVDFTAMADAALSGGLDVLGYLSQARFLVNAGLMERLATLDSSDAANYARTVGPVQKLVSEAEMGELFKVLAVGRDVDPPLIGFRRGDRRAML, encoded by the coding sequence ATGCCCCAGACTTTCCCGCCCCCCTTGGATGACGCATCGCAAGCCCATACCGCGCGCATGGCCGCGCATCTGCGCGCCGCGATCGCGCAGGCGGGCGGCTGGCTGTCCTTCGAGCACTGGATGGCGGAAGCGCTGTACGCGCCCGGCCTGGGCTATTACGCGGCGGGCAGCGTCAAGCTGGCCGAAGCCGGAGCCGGATCCGGTTCCGGGCCCGATTCCAGTACCGGCGCGCCACCGGTGGGCGATTTCGTCACCGCGCCCGAGCTGACGCCGCTTTTCGGCCAGACCCTGGCGATGCAGGCGGCGCAGGTATTGCGCCAGACCGGTACGAACACCATCCTGGAATTCGGCGCGGGCACCGGCGCGCTGGCCGAACAGGTGCTGGCGGCCCTGGACGCCGAAGGCCTGGATGCGCGCTACCAGATCGTCGAGGTGTCCGCGGACCTGCGCGCGCGCCAGCAGGCGCGGCTGGCCGCGCACGGCGAGCGCATCCGCTGGCTGGACCGCCTGCCCGATGCCTTCGAAGGCTGCGTATTGGCCAATGAAGTCCTCGACGCCATGCCGGTGCAGGTCTTCCGCTGGGATGAAACGGGCGCCCTGCTGGAACGCGGGGTCGTCGTCACGGCCGAAGATGGCTTCGCGTGGGCGGACCGGCCCGCGCCGCCACGGCTGGCAGAAGTCATGGCGCAGCGCATGCCGCCGCTGGAAGGCTATGTGTCGGAGGTCAACCTGCAGGGCGAAGCCTGGGTGCGCGGCATGGGGCATTGGCTGCGGCGCGGAGTGGCCCTGCTGATCGATTACGGTTTCCCGCGTCACGAGTACTACCACCCGCAGCGCGCCGCCGGCACGCTGATGTGCCACCTGCGGCATCACTCGCACGCCGATCCTTTCCTGGCCCCGGGATTGCAGGACATCACCGCGCACGTGGACTTCACCGCCATGGCGGATGCCGCCTTGTCGGGGGGGCTGGATGTGCTGGGCTATCTGTCGCAGGCGCGCTTCCTGGTGAACGCGGGCCTGATGGAACGGCTGGCGACGCTGGACAGCAGCGACGCCGCGAACTACGCGCGCACCGTCGGGCCGGTGCAGAAGCTGGTCTCGGAAGCCGAGATGGGAGAGCTGTTCAAGGTGCTGGCGGTGGGCCGCGACGTCGATCCGCCGCTCATCGGCTTCCGGCGTGGCGACCGGCGCGCCATGCTGTAA
- a CDS encoding 2-hydroxychromene-2-carboxylate isomerase, producing MTQMETRPAASGPAAAQGQLQFWFDFASPYSFLAIERIEPIAAAQGVTVDYRPFLLGPIFKARGWDDSPFRLFPDKGEYMMREVQRLAARYGVTYRRPTEFPRVGVLPSRVAYIGLQADWGKAFCLSMFRANFVDDLDIQKRDVVGDRLRALGLDAEAVLARAGSDEIKQAFRAQVDRAQELGVFGAPMMFAGREMFWGNDRVEDAVRWAREGGPV from the coding sequence ATGACGCAGATGGAGACCCGGCCGGCGGCATCAGGCCCCGCGGCCGCGCAGGGGCAGCTGCAGTTCTGGTTCGATTTCGCAAGTCCCTATAGCTTTCTGGCGATCGAGCGCATCGAGCCGATCGCTGCGGCGCAGGGCGTCACGGTGGATTACCGGCCCTTCCTGCTGGGGCCGATATTCAAGGCGCGCGGCTGGGACGACTCGCCTTTCCGGCTGTTCCCCGACAAGGGCGAATACATGATGCGCGAAGTCCAACGGCTGGCGGCCAGGTACGGCGTCACCTATCGGCGTCCGACCGAGTTCCCGAGGGTGGGCGTGCTGCCATCCCGGGTGGCCTATATCGGGCTGCAGGCGGATTGGGGCAAGGCCTTCTGCCTGTCGATGTTCCGCGCCAATTTCGTCGACGATCTGGATATCCAGAAGCGGGACGTCGTCGGCGACCGGCTCAGGGCGTTGGGCCTGGATGCCGAAGCCGTGCTGGCGCGCGCCGGCAGCGACGAAATCAAGCAGGCGTTTCGCGCGCAGGTCGACCGGGCCCAGGAACTGGGCGTCTTCGGCGCGCCCATGATGTTCGCCGGACGGGAAATGTTCTGGGGCAACGACCGCGTCGAGGACGCCGTGCGCTGGGCTCGCGAAGGTGGTCCCGTCTGA
- a CDS encoding lytic transglycosylase domain-containing protein: protein MMRRWEWGRYQKSPGGDAARLLGRALPLLGLLTSACAPVDAQQHAPQAQLTPGPADGVPGSGSSAALATVPVTSLANDPTASAQPEQVSLLTADPLTPARQAVITARDAMTRKQWSALAVVVPQAREDVLGMYPEYWLLRYQVWNMPRAQWPVDQLRRFIERNPDAYLADKLRADWLLAAARSGDYDTVNKLAPVRNGNAQTDCAALEARYMTGRKVGAADALRTFAPGAWCWSLYDDLVANRVLGWNDLQPRFRDAIEDNKLTDARKYVGYLFEPPDQKAYDTMMKDPMKWLVRQPRTLRTPAETELVTIALARLARGNLDVADSYVRREWAKSLPRQDLAWVRAQLALVAVLNQDPRAHDWYVEAGHIRLTQYNEEWKVRAALRQQRIDWKWVVASIDAMSPEAREEPAWIYWHARGLAALGRREQAQREYDQIAGRFNFYGQLAAEELGRSITVPPRAPQPSTQEMAQARANQGLQRAIALFRLGWRGDAVPEWNFALRGMDDRQLLAAAELARRENIYDRVVNTSERTEKEFDFTQRYIAPFEGRVAAKASQVALDPAWVYGLIRQESRFIMDARSSVGASGLMQLMPGTAKWVAGKIGLSNFTPGQVNDFDTNTLLGTSYLSMVLQDVDGSQVLASAGYNAGPRRPIRWRASLTHPVEGAIFAETIPFTETRTYVKNVMANATYYAALFTGQPQSLKQRLGQVAPQPAERTDLP, encoded by the coding sequence CTGATGCGTAGGTGGGAATGGGGACGTTATCAGAAATCGCCGGGGGGAGACGCCGCGCGCCTGCTGGGCCGCGCCTTGCCGCTGCTGGGATTGCTGACGTCCGCGTGCGCGCCGGTGGATGCGCAGCAGCACGCCCCACAGGCGCAGCTTACGCCTGGCCCGGCCGATGGCGTCCCGGGCAGCGGATCGTCCGCCGCGCTGGCCACCGTGCCGGTCACCAGCCTGGCGAACGATCCGACCGCCAGCGCGCAACCGGAGCAGGTCTCGTTGCTGACCGCCGACCCGCTGACGCCGGCGCGGCAGGCGGTGATCACCGCGCGCGACGCCATGACCCGCAAGCAGTGGTCGGCGCTGGCCGTGGTGGTGCCGCAGGCGCGCGAGGACGTGCTGGGCATGTATCCCGAGTATTGGCTGCTGCGCTATCAGGTGTGGAATATGCCGCGTGCGCAGTGGCCGGTGGACCAGCTGCGCCGCTTCATCGAACGCAATCCGGACGCCTACCTGGCGGACAAGCTGCGGGCGGACTGGCTGCTGGCGGCCGCGCGATCGGGCGATTACGACACCGTCAACAAGCTGGCGCCCGTCAGGAACGGCAACGCGCAGACCGACTGCGCCGCGCTTGAAGCGCGCTACATGACGGGCCGCAAGGTCGGCGCGGCCGATGCGTTGCGGACGTTCGCGCCAGGCGCCTGGTGCTGGTCGCTCTACGACGACCTGGTCGCCAACCGCGTCCTGGGCTGGAATGACCTGCAGCCCAGGTTCCGCGACGCCATCGAAGACAACAAGCTGACCGACGCGCGCAAGTACGTGGGCTATCTGTTCGAACCGCCGGACCAGAAAGCCTACGACACGATGATGAAGGATCCCATGAAGTGGCTGGTGCGCCAGCCGCGGACCCTGCGTACGCCGGCGGAAACCGAGTTGGTCACCATTGCGCTGGCCCGCCTGGCGCGCGGCAACCTGGATGTCGCGGATTCCTATGTGCGGCGCGAATGGGCCAAGAGCCTGCCGCGGCAGGACCTGGCCTGGGTGCGCGCACAGCTGGCGCTGGTCGCGGTGCTGAACCAGGACCCGCGCGCCCATGATTGGTATGTCGAGGCCGGCCATATCCGCCTGACGCAATACAACGAGGAATGGAAGGTGCGCGCCGCGCTCAGGCAGCAGCGCATCGACTGGAAGTGGGTCGTCGCTTCCATCGACGCCATGTCGCCGGAAGCGCGCGAGGAGCCGGCCTGGATCTACTGGCATGCGCGTGGCCTGGCCGCCCTGGGGCGTCGAGAACAGGCGCAGCGCGAGTACGACCAGATCGCCGGCAGGTTCAATTTCTATGGGCAGCTGGCAGCGGAAGAACTGGGGCGCTCCATCACCGTGCCGCCGCGTGCGCCGCAACCCAGCACGCAGGAGATGGCACAGGCGCGCGCCAACCAGGGCCTGCAGCGCGCCATCGCGCTGTTCCGCCTGGGCTGGCGCGGCGACGCCGTGCCCGAGTGGAATTTCGCGCTGCGCGGCATGGACGATCGGCAACTGCTGGCGGCCGCCGAGCTGGCGCGCCGCGAGAACATCTACGATCGTGTGGTGAATACCTCGGAGCGCACCGAAAAGGAGTTCGACTTCACGCAGCGCTACATCGCGCCCTTCGAAGGACGGGTGGCGGCCAAGGCCAGCCAGGTGGCGCTGGATCCGGCCTGGGTGTACGGCCTGATCCGCCAGGAATCGCGCTTCATCATGGATGCGCGGTCCTCCGTCGGCGCGTCGGGGCTGATGCAACTGATGCCGGGCACCGCCAAATGGGTCGCCGGCAAAATCGGCCTGAGCAATTTCACGCCCGGGCAGGTCAACGACTTCGATACCAATACGCTGCTGGGTACGTCCTACCTGAGCATGGTGCTGCAGGACGTGGATGGCTCGCAGGTGCTGGCCAGCGCCGGCTACAACGCCGGGCCGCGCCGGCCGATCCGCTGGCGCGCGTCGCTGACGCATCCGGTGGAAGGCGCGATCTTCGCCGAAACCATACCCTTCACCGAAACGCGCACCTATGTGAAGAACGTCATGGCCAACGCCACGTACTACGCCGCGCTGTTCACCGGCCAGCCGCAGTCGCTCAAGCAGCGCCTGGGCCAGGTCGCGCCGCAGCCGGCCGAACGGACAGACCTGCCGTGA